Within Agelaius phoeniceus isolate bAgePho1 chromosome 22, bAgePho1.hap1, whole genome shotgun sequence, the genomic segment AGGAACTcacggggaaactgaggcacgagcgtggagcagctcaggagcagggcagggctctggggagcCCGTGGCCCATCCGATGCCTTGGCAGCATTTCAGGTGGCTGTGGCAAAGCCAAATGTCGCAAGAggctaaaaataaaaggagcTGTTGGCCGGGGTTGTGCAAGagccgtgtccctgtcccgcCCCGCGCGGGAGCTCGGCGCGTTTGGCGGCAAAGCCGGCCGGGCACGGCAGGATCCTGGCACCAATCCCGGGAAATGCCGCTGCCcaaggggctgggggctgtcccccctcctctctgtcccctctgggcagccctggggctggggagggggtccATGGAGCTTTGGGGTCCCCATGGCGGCACCCTGAGGAATTCCATCTCAGGGACGCTGCCCATGTGCCCCCAGCATGCACGGGGGGGCAgcggggaaactgaggcagagcCTGCCAGAGCCgccttgcaggaggctctggggctgtggtgTCACCCGTGGGGTGCCATTGTCACCCCCCGGACAGGCAGGACAGAGAGGGGGGGTCACGGTGCCCgttcctgccctgtgccaggcggGAAAGGCGGCGGGAAGGAGCGGGCTGGCAGGACACCAAACCCCAGGGAACCGATCGGAGCCACCCTGAGGacaccctggggatgggggctgTGTCACCCAGGGGCTGGCACGGGGTCCTGCCCTGCGGGAGCCTCCCCCAGCTCGGGGGGCTGCGGGTGCGAGGCCGGGTGGGcgcccccagggctgccttgGCACGGGTGggtgcccccagggctgccttgGCACGGGTGGGcgcccccagggctgccttgGCACGGGTGGGcgcccccagggctgccttgGCACGGGTGGGGCCAGCCGGGCTGCGCTGTCGCGGTGTCACAGGGCCATCTGCCGGCAAAGACAGCGGCCCCGGCAGCCAGAACCGGCCTCCAGCCCCAGTCCTCCCAGtctgcagctgcactggggaaggagggagctgggctgggctggctcggGGGGCACCTTGTCGCTCTTGTCCCTCTTGTCGCTCCTGGTCACTGTGGGATGTGGCGTTTGTCCCGCAGGGTGTCACGGAGAGGGGCCACGGTGGTGGCACGGGATGGGACACAGCTGCAGCCACGAACAGATTAAATGTCATTTTATTtcacacccaaaaaaaaaatgtagaaaagaAGAGGTGAGTGTGGATTTAATTGCTCATATTAAAAATCTACCAGGTGAGACTGAGCCGTTTCCTCCAGAGTCAGTGCAGATCCACAGGGAtacttcttccttctcctcctcctcctcctcctcctcttggggaccaggatggggacaggggcaccacctgccccctccccagggtGCCCCCGTGCCATGGGCACcgtgctgccagccccaccagCATTGCCTTGCCCGGGTCTCTCCTGCCTGGCCTCTGTCCCGTGTCCCCACGGTGCCACCCACACCTCGTGTCCAGGAGCAGGTGCTGATTTGGGGgcgggaaggggaaggggaggggggcaggAGCCCAGGCCCGTTTTGATTTGTTTGTAGCATTTCTGTGCGTTCCTCGCTGTCCCTTTTCCCTCGGTACAAAATGAGCTGTATGGTCATGGGTGACACGGTGACTGCGGCCCCGCCCTCACTGCAGCAGGGCCCGGATCTGTTTGGACGTGGTGTCGTCGTTGAGGTGCCGAGTGGTGTACCTggatggggaggggacaccggTCACAGCCCCGCGCCCTCTCTGCTGTCCCCAAGCCGTGTCCCCAAGCCCCCGTCTCACCTCAGAGCGTTCAGGAGCCCCTCGGTGCTGGTTGAGGGCTGGTCTTTCAGGACTTTAATGCAGCCTTTCATCTGTTGGGGGCACAGAGAGgggctgtgatgtcacagacacattttactaaaaaatcctttccttaggattgttcctcctgagaagctgagaggcctcaggaacaaaatgcaaacaatggttatctgctgctgtggaatgcaacaggtgcatctgggattggtctcgtgtggttgtttctaattaatggccaatcacagcccagctgtccgGACTGTCTGGTCAgccacaagattttattatcattccattcttttctattgcttgctagccttctgatgaaatcctttcttctattcttttagtatagttttaatatataatatatataatatatattatataataatatttaataatacatATAATAAAAGATATAtcataataaattataataatataatatatattataatatatataataatataatatataataaaataatatatataataaaataataaatcagccttctgaaccatggagtcaagattcccTTCTCTCCCCTCGTCCTGAGGCCCCCAGTGACCACCACCACCCTGAGACCCCTGGGATCCCCCTTCCTCCCCATCCTCAAGCCCAGGGATCCCAGCTGCTGTGACCCCACAGCTGTGACCCCAAGACCACTCACATCAATCTTGGAGGTCTTGGCAAAGGCCCCCACGGGGTGGACGTGGTCGTAGAGGATGATGACACCAACCATCACCCTCATGCAGAAGAGCAGGGTCTCGGTGTTGGTGAAGCGGCTCCGGTACTCCCTGGGTGAGCAGAGAGGCTGCCTGAgcctggcaggggtggcacagggaccccagGACCAAGCTGtcccccccagaccccaaagTGGGGCACTCACGGGGTCTCCAGCATCACCCTGCACACGCAGGCCATGGTGCTCAGGCAGTCGGTCGTGTCCTCGATCGGGAGGGTCTTGTTCTGAAACCCAACAGGTCCCAGCTGCTGTTTCCCCCATGTGTGGTGGCTGGAGGGGGTTTCTGCCCCTCCTGAGGGTCCCCCCAGTCCCCCTCACCTCCGAAACGAACTTGGTGGTGGCGTTGCTGAGGGTTTTCAGCATGGGGGTGGCCTCGGCGTAGAACAGGGACATCCTGTTGGCCATCTCGTTGTTCACCTCGCtctctgcatccagctgggggGGTGTGCTGGGGGTCACTGCGGTGCCTGAGCCCCCCCAAAgccatccccagccctgtgaaCCCCTGGGGGAGGCCGGGGGAGCAGCAGAGTCCTCCCACCTGCAGGTTGTTGATGCGGTTCCGGCTGATGGTCCGTCTGTAGTAGCTGAAGTCGTTCTGGATGGCAGGGTTGGTCATCTGAGGGGGGGACACACCAGGGTTAGGGGACACAAGGGACTCTGCTGGTTCGCAGGGTCCTGGTGTGGGGACCCCCCTCGCTGTCACCCCGCACGGGGAGGCACCTTGAGCTCGTCGAAGCTGAGGGTGAAGTGCAGGATCTCGGCGAACTGCTTGGCCAGGGCCTGCTCCCGCTCCAGGTGCTGGGTCGGGGCGTAGGGGGGGCTGGTGAGCGCCTCCAGCAGGCTCCGCAGGGCGTTCTCTGGGGACAGAGCACCCCCGGTCCCCCTCTGCACCGCCACCTCGCCTCCTCCCTCATCCTGCGGCCCCCAGTGAGCACCACCGCCCCGAGACCCCCGAGATACCCCTTCCTCCCCATCCTCAAGCCAGGGAGAGGGACCCCAGGTATCCCAGCTGCTGCGGCACGGCTGCGACCCCACAGCTGTGACCCCAAGACCGCTCACATCGATCTTGGAGGTCTTGGTGAAGGCCCCCATGGGCcgaggggaaactgaggcacggcgCAGCATCCCGAGCTGAGCAGGCGCTCCACGGGCAGGCCTGGGGACGCGCAGGGGGACGCAGGGGAGCTCGGGCACTCACCCAGCCGCAGGGAGAACTCGTAGAAGCGTTTCAGCTTGGCGACCAGGGGGCACACGGCGCTCCAGGCGCGCTCCTGCAGCCGCAGGTCCCCGGGGTTCTGGATGGCCTGCGAGGggagtgttggggaagatgaaacaggagagcctcataaatatgattgtctggcaaaagattttgagactatggaaactataagcgagattgaaatgaaagcaagctttgagatactttagttactgaacaatgagaaaacaatggtgtggccagctgaaggtgatccccttttgatcaAACAatcccctctgcttgcaggcaggtccaAGGGTCTGAGCAGACCCCggcagcttggcagaaggggcccaaagaggagtttttagggtttaaaatgtagcacagtatggtaatgtagtgattcttataggctgtatagAAATGCTATATAatttgtatattgtactagattggttagcgagaatcagaatattcaacacagaagatgatttattgtaaTGTAACAGGAACTTCGCTCCCTtgccttttactctcttaccccttttactctcttacgcttttgctctcttaccctctcatcctctctcccctctcttctctcaggcctgctctgagctgtgcctggcagctcccagcagggccctgcacccaggccctttgcaataaaccccaggttcccagccctggctgcagagatctctcatctccatctGTCCCGACTGTGCCACCCCTGATGCTCCTACAGGGAGGGCGCCAGCGCTTGCCCCGAGCCCCGGAGGGTGTGCGGGCACCGGGGCTGCGCTGAGGCAGAGGGGAAATTttccagggtagaaatccatttttatttaggtgaaatgtacatttttgaGTCGAGTCTGTGGTTAGAAAGCATAGCTATGTAGCCTGACTGCAAGGCctaggctcagagaaactgcttcagtgaaAGACAAAGATATGGGGGGGAGAGACAGAGGGTgatagagagagacagagactgctgtgagagcagctcaacctgacctaggaattctttctgataaagaagaactagcaGCAAATGTCACACGAAATTCGtgaaaatgaatatgtatgaacctattgtgaaattgtacgcatatgtatttgagagggggataaGAAgagacctgaagttcccagatgTACGCATGACATTTTAGGGGAACCATTCCCACATgcgtccagcgctgtaataaacacacctgtgatggtgttcacagggatctcaggttgagggaagagacaaggatctgactccatgtttcagaaggcttgatttattattttatgatatatattacattaaaactatactaaaagaatagaagaaaggatttcatcagaaggctggctaagaatagaataggaaggaatgataacaaaggtttgtggcttggactccttgtccgagccagctgggctgtgattggccattaattagaaacatccaatatgggccaatcaaagatccacctgttgcgttccacagcagcagataaccattgtttatgttttgttcctgaggcctctcagcttctcaggaggaaaaatcctaaggaaaggatttttcataaaagatgtctgcgacacataccagctttacaactttcacaaaagttgtcGAGTTTTGATTATCTCCCCAAAACAGCACCCACCTCTCGGATCTCCTGCCCGGCGCCCGTGTAGGACTGCAGCTCGGCCAGGATGGTCTGCGCCTCCTCCAGCACGGCGTTCACCTGGTTCCACACCGCCGTCTCGGCCTCCGTGGGCTGCGCATCTGCAGGGCAGCGCCCCGGGGAGAGAAACCCGGAGGGCTCTGAGCGGGGCCCGGGGAGGACAGAGCCAGAGCGGGGTGCCAGCACCCCCGGCCGCGGCTCCCCCGCCGGCCCGCAGCCCTTCCTGGCCGGATTTGCCCCTGCTCCGTTCTCCTTGCCCCAGCTCAAGTCAAGCCGTGGAGCGGGGGGCGGCTGGGGGTGAGTCCTGGCTGCCCTGTGCCCGCGGTGCTGCTCACCACGAGGGATCCCCTCGGCCCCAAGGGGCTGCAAAGAGCCCCGGAGGGAGAGGTGAGGAGCGACAGCCCCCAGCCACGGGCCTGGCCCCCCTCCCCGGGGACACCCCCGGATGGCAAAGGTGGGGGAGGACGTCTGGGATGGGCGCGATGCGATGGGCGACTGGGGACAAAGAACTCAAAATGGTGTGGATGTGGAACTCAGGATTAAGTACGGAACGAAAAcggaaaataaaaatcccatcTCACTTTCAAAGTCAAGGAAAAAATTAGGGCCTTGGTCAAGTTCGTTATAAGTCAACACTTTTAGAAGGTTCCCCATGTGAAACCTGCAAGAGaagaaacaagaggaaaaaagcatGATGGTGAGGTGGAGCCCGGGGAagaggtgctgggctgggggcagcggcggcggccggaGCCCCGTCCTCCCCCCGCTGCTccccgggggctccgggggTGACCCCGCagccgctcccggccccgggTGCAGCCTCTTCCCCCCCGATGGTGATGAGCGCTGGCGGATGGGTGATGGAGAGGGAGGAGCGAAGGGAGGAGAAGCCGCCGAGAAATCCCTGAAGTCCCTGGAGTTTGGCTACAGCCAAACCCCTACTCTAGTGCAGAGGGGTCCTGGGGAGCCCCCAGAACTGTGCCGGGGGGCTGTGGAgggggctggaggcaggagaaGGTTGTGCTGCCTCAAAggagccaggaggagcaggaaggttCCTCGCCGTGGGAGTGGGGGGCTGTGTGACCCCAGCCctgggtgttttggggggtGCTGGAGTCAGAGGTGGTGCGGGGAGCTGTGCATCcgctggggatggagctggggcggGCAGATGTCACTGCACTCTTTTCACCCTCCTCaatcctgctctgagctgtgccctgggaggaattgcaggagccaggggagccctggggctgtgcctggcctgGCATCCTGCCCCCGCCGTGCCCAGCCTGGGAGGCCCAGGGCTGTCCTTTCCTGGCCCTCAGCCCCGATCCACGGGAAGCTGAGGCAGgtccctgctccccttccctcGGTGCAGGCTGCAGCCGCCGCACTGAccttcccagcagtgcaggtggCACGGATCACTCCCTCCCCCTGGATCACTCCCTCCTCCTGGATCACTCCCTCCTCCTGGATCACTCCCTCCCCCTGGATCGCTCCCTCCTCCTGGATCATTCCCTCCTCCTGGATCACTCCCTCCCCCTGGATCATTCCCTCCCCCTGGATCACTCCCTCCCCCTGGAGCACTCCCTCCCCCTGGAGCactccctcctcctttcccagcccgcaggctgtccctgtcctggcacagTCAGGGACATCAGCTAACAGCACTGGGTGTGTGCCTGCTGCATCCTGCATCCCACCACTCTGCCAGGACATCTGCCCCACTCTGAGGGTTGGAGTCCCAGAACTCTGCCCCATTTTGGAGACTTTTTCAGGGCCCCaaagcacctggggacatggggctgCTTGGGGACACTGTGGCTGTCCCCATCCTCTGGACAGCAGCTGCGGTGGCAGCCCTGGCGCCCTCCCCATGCCCACCCTGCTCATGGGACTTACTTtcaaaatccaggaaaaaatgaGGACAGTTTTCTAAATCTTTGCCCAATACCTTTATCAGGTTGCCCATGGCCAGCAGACCTGAGCGAGAGAAACAGAACAGAGTGGAACAGCACCGGTGCCACCAGCTGGACACCCCAGCACCCCTGAACccccaggggacaccagccaGACACCCCAGCACCCCCGAGCCCCCAAGGGCCACCACCATGACACCCCTGAGTCCCCAGGGGCCACCACCACAGcacctccctgtgcccaccccgATTCCTCCTGGCTGGGCACACAGCCGTGACCATTCTCTGGAATGTGACAGCTCTCCCAGCACTTCTGACAGCTCCAGAGGTGGGAAGGGAAGAGGGGCGAGGGCCTTGTGctcctggggcagccctggccaggctgccaCCCCTGAGACACCCCagttccccagccctggcatccCCAAGGGATGGGGGGCTGCCCCATGGTGTCATGCCATTCCCCTGGGTTATGGGGGTGGGCATCCCCCATGGACAGGGGAAGACCCCAATGGGAATTGTGCCCCACAGACCCTGtttggggctctgctgcctgtgccagagcatcccacccaccccacagccctgccctcggGTCCTTACCTCAGTGCCTGGTGTGGCAGCGGTGGCTacggcaggagcaggggctgtgccacccgCCCAGGTCACTTCATGGGCCAGCAAGGACCtgtgggcaggagggcaggagggtCAGGGCACCCCCTGGGCAcctccctgtcctggggacccATGGGTGGGTGACCAGGAGGGGAAGCACAGCGGGACACTGGATGtcccctccatctcctgctgccaccagccttcGCCTTATTTCCCTTGGTTGTTTTTTACTGGCACCAGGAGCTCAGCAGGCATCGGGCTGAGCATCCCCTGTCCCTCATCACCCCTTGTGGGACCTGCCAGCAGCTCGGGGACAACCCCAGAGTGGAGCcatctgtccccatccctcctcGGAGAGGCCAAGATCCCCAGGGATGACTTTGCCAGCTCCAGTGCTTGGGTTTGCTCTTTCCTGAGCGCTGTGTGAAGATCCCTTTACTGCCGATGAGCCACAACCCAAATCCTGCAGGCAACGGGGCTCTCCCCCAATTCCCTGCACCCCACCTTTCCTACATGGATGGAGGGGGTCAGGATTGACCCCACGGTGTCAGCAGGCACCAGGAAGCAGCCACGGGACTCAGCAGGTTGTAATTAAGTGCTGGGGTTTAATTAatgaggctggggaaggggagagggagagctggagcagcaggggaggaaTGGGGTGGCCTCGTGCCTGGAATGGGGCTGTGCCCCCCCAGCCCGGCACAGACCCTTGGCATCAACAGTGAtggctctgccttcctcctcctcctcctcctcccaggccCACTAAGtgctggctttgcactggggCTGCACAAGCCTGAGTgcagctggattttggggtaacTGGGGTGCACCAaacacacccagagctgctctggtgcAGTGACCCCGAGGCTCATCCTGCTGAGCACTGGGCTGTTTTTAAAGGGTGCTGGGAGGTCCCTGGGGTGccaggggggtccctggggtgggAGATTGGCCCctggccctggcacacaggctGTGACCGGCGTGCAGGCGTCCTCGTGCCTGTGCCACCGTTGTCCTTGACGGGCAgcttggggctgggatttgtcACTGCTGAACTctgcctgtgcccagggaaggggcacGGGTGGGTCCCCGGTGTGAGGACACCCCGGGGTGACCCCAGAGCCGTGGTGCAGGGGTTTGGTGCCAGGGGCTGGTTTGGGGattgctgcagcccctggggctggggtaAGGGGGGCTCCCCTTGGGGTTCAGCCCCTGTTTTACCCCTTTTCCTTGGTCCCAGGTGCTTAAACCCCCCAGTGACACTTGGCCCGGGGGGCCACAGCACATCCCTCccaggggggctgtgggggaggGCGAGGGGctccccccagtgctgctcaCTGCTGAACTGGGGGAATTGTGCACCCCAAATCCGCTGGGAGAGTCACCCCCAAACCGGCAGCGCTCGCAGAGGAACGCGCTGCCACAGGAGGGCTGGGAACAGCcggctccctgtccccagccacaCCCGAGGTGGCCCcggctcctgtccctccctgcggtGCCCTCGTTGCaccccagccccgctccagaccctgcccctgttcccgcGGCGCcgcctccccctgctccccacgAGCATCCTGCCCCACGGGGACCCACGGCGGTGTCACCTCCATGGGGACAACCCAGCCGGGGCGCTGAGCCCGcactcctgctccaggcaggaccAAATGCTGCATCCAGGAGCATCCCTCCCCCGAGCCGGCAGTGCCCGGAGGGGCAGCGAtgtccccgggctcaggccACCCCGTGTCACCGTTTTGGGGCTGTGTCCCTTTGCAGCATCGCCCTGGGCACCGCAGCCTGgtgcagcgccgcagccccggccgggggctccctgccccttccccttgacccggccccgctccccgcagCCCCTCGCCCGCCCGGTGCCCACCGGGtgccccccgccgccgccgcgccccgccggCCGCTGCCCCCCGCCCATGGCCGCGCCGGcgccgccgcagccgccgcaGGCTCGGGCGAGCGGTGCCcgaaggattttccatgggggggggggggggggcacagCTCATGCCGGGAATGGGGGTGCGGGGGCCAGATCCCACCCCAGGATCAACCGCGGCAGGGTGGAGCTGGGGGTCCCGGCGCGGTGCCCCCTCCCCGCTTCGGGCAGCTCCGTGTCCGGAGGGATGAGGGAGCCGAGCCCCCCtcgagtggggctggggggctgcggGGGCTCCCCCGTGCCCGGCTGCGGCTGCGGCTGAGCCGCGCATTTACCGCAGGGCCGCCTGCCGGGAGCCGAGCCGCAGCACCCACCGAGCGCCCGCACCCTCCGGggaccctgcagcagccccgggTGGGGCGAACCCAGCCCGGCAGCGCCCAGCCCCGCGGCACTCAGCCCGGCAGCGCCCAGCCCGGCATCGCCCAGCCCGGCATCGCCCAGCCCGGCGGCGCCCAGCCCGGCATCGCCCAGCCCGGCATCGCCCAGCCCGGCGGCGCCCAGCGCTCCATCCCCGCTCCCGGGGCTGCAAAGCGCGGAGAGGGGCGGCTCTCGGCGGGGTCCCCGGGGGACACCCCccgccctgccctgtccccgggcctgctggcagccctgtccccgcGCTCACCGTGGCCGTGGGAGCCCGCGGCGTGGGCAGGCGGTGGCGGCGGTCGGGAGTGCGCGGGTGCTGCGGGACGAGCCGCCCGCCGTGTGCGTGAGCCGCCCTGCGCCAGCTGCCGAATGCACCACAAAGACCACCATagccccccggcccccccaCGCCACTGGTGACGGTGACGTCTCAAGTGTGAGCGAGACGGGGATGTTTAACCCCCTGCGTGCCGGCCGGCAGAGCGCTGCGGCCTGGCGGGGAGAGGGGTCTGCGTGCTGCTCGCTGGGTTTGGGGGATGCGGGGACATCGAGAGGGTCGCCCCACATCAGAGCCAGACCCAGCTCACGCaaaggggagggaaaatccAAACATTCCtttgctcctgccccagcctgtgggtGGCGCCGCTTGGCCCGGTCCCCTCTCGGGGGAGGGGGACAAACACCGACCCCACCTGGTGCCACCGCAGCGAGGACAAACCCGACCCCCGTGCCAGGACCCCTGTTTGGGGCAGGCAGCACCTTCTGTGCCTCACCAGCTCCCCCAGGACGGGGCAGAAAGGGTTTGGGGGGAAGAACCGGCACAGAGCTGTTCCCTCAGGGGTGATGAAGGAGGAAAGGAACCCCCAAATTGGgctatttctgcttttctaccCCAACTCCCCCCTTTTCCCAGACCAGCGCTGGGCATGACAGTGGGGACATCAGGAGGCACCCCCAGTGTTGGGGTCACCCCGGGTCCAGCTTGCCCAGTGGCACCCGGAGCTGTCCCTCAGGGCCATGGGGTGGGTGACAACAGCTCCTCACTCCTTTACAGGCAATTTTGTGCTGGGGGGGGTCTcggaggggctggcagtgccccgAGCACCGGCAGCGTCACCgctggctcagggacaggagctgtCGGGAGTCTGGGGTAAGCAGCCGTGATTCCTGCTCCCCAAGCCCCCCGCGGTTCGTggggggctgcagaggcagagggggcTGCGGGGTCTCCCCCATCGGGCACAGCCCCCCGGGCCGTGCTGCTGCCGCCCGCAGCCGCTGggggaagctgcagccctgtgcaTTCCTCGGAGCCGCTGCATGGGGAGGTTTTGGAGGTTTTCAGGAACGGGCAGCGCCCgacagctccgcgccccgcggGTGGGTGTTGGGGTGttgggggatgctgctgcaggagtggggagggaaaagctgtggctgagccAGCGCTGCCCGCAcggctgtgtcccctccagaCACCCTGTTGTCCCCTCTGCAAACCCAGGGCCAATATCCTATTCGGACCCGGGCTCAtgcaggttttggggtgccccagtTTGGgtgctgggctcagctgggTGCTCCAGTGGGTGCTCTGTCGGTGTGGTCAGCCCTCCACGACCCCCAGCACCACGGCTTGGGGTGTCAGGGCCCCAAAAGGGACATCCCAGGACCACACCGTCACCCTGATCCTCATCCCAAGGGCATCCCTGGGGCtcccctgcctctcccagcccctccggCTCCCCCTTCCCGTGGGCTGAGCCGGGCCGCtctcagccctggcagcctgcgCTGCTTCAATTAAGCCCTCATTAATTTTTCAGTCCCCCGGAGCAGCCCGGGCACGGGCGGTTTGCAGAGCTGCTAATTGGTGTCTTCTCTACTCCACATCCCAGAACCGCCCGAGAGGCCGGGGGGGCTCATCCCTCCCCCGGCTCTCGGGGACGCTCACGGAGAGGCTTTGGGGCCACACggagcccagcagaggctgtggaGGTGACCCAAAATCCGTGGGGCAGAATCGCCTCATTCCAGGTGGGGTCCAGCCCTGGCCGGGGACATGGCACAAAGATGCCACgtccagccctggggggaggaggaTGAAGCCCTTCAGCCCCACTgctacaaaaaaccccacaaatatTCGTGGTTTTTGTAACCcagccctgtgtcacctgcagctggggcattttctgctgcttcctgcagcctCCAGTGCAGAAAAGGTGGGTGCACCTGAGGGCAGCTGCCTTGGAGAAGGGCTGAGCACCCCATGGCACCCCACAGCCCACTGGGGATgagatggatgggatgggatccatgggatgggatgggatccatgggatgggatgggatccataggatgggatgggatgggatgggatccatggggtggggtgggatgggatgggatggggtgggatgggatgggatggggtgggatgggatggggtgggatccatggggtgggatgggatggggagcagccctggctggccaAAGACTTCATCCAGGCCCAGTGGGCAGCAGATGCAGAGGGGCAGATTCGGACGGGCCCAGTGTCCCTGGGATCACAGCAGGACGCCAAGGTCACCGGGAAAAGCGCTCGGCGATCTCCATGGAAACATTCCACGTTTGGTTCTGGAGATCAAAGTGGTTTTCTTGTCCCTGTCTCCTGTGTGCTTCAGCCGTGCCTGTGCCAAGCCATGAGCCCCTGgcgtgtcccagtgtccccagggcaggcggtGAGGGGGCGGCATCCCCGGGATCCCACTGCCCCCGGTCCCCGCATCCCGGCCCCATTTCCCCTCCCAGCATCCCAGTACCCCCCAGTATCCCACCTCGACCCCcacccccggcccctcccgccTGATTGACAGCGCTCCCAGCCAATGGACGAGCGTCGCCGCCGGGGGGGCGGGGGGCCCGCGGCTACAAgaggggcgggagcggcgcgggCAGAGCCGGCGGCTGGACCGCGGCCCCTCCGGTACCGGCAGCGGCTccgcgccccgcccggccccgccgagcCGCCGCCTGCCCGCGCCGCAGCACAGGTaagggctgggggctggagcCGCACCCGCGGGGCCGGGACGCGGTTCAGCCGTCGGGGCAGGTGCCGG encodes:
- the LOC129130027 gene encoding CYFIP-related Rac1 interactor A-like isoform X1 — protein: MLFSSCFFSCRFHMGNLLKVLTYNELDQGPNFFLDFENAQPTEAETAVWNQVNAVLEEAQTILAELQSYTGAGQEIREAIQNPGDLRLQERAWSAVCPLVAKLKRFYEFSLRLENALRSLLEALTSPPYAPTQHLEREQALAKQFAEILHFTLSFDELKMTNPAIQNDFSYYRRTISRNRINNLQLDAESEVNNEMANRMSLFYAEATPMLKTLSNATTKFVSENKTLPIEDTTDCLSTMACVCRVMLETPEYRSRFTNTETLLFCMRVMVGVIILYDHVHPVGAFAKTSKIDMKGCIKVLKDQPSTSTEGLLNALRYTTRHLNDDTTSKQIRALLQ
- the LOC129130027 gene encoding CYFIP-related Rac1 interactor A-like isoform X2; its protein translation is MGNLLKVLTYNELDQGPNFFLDFENAQPTEAETAVWNQVNAVLEEAQTILAELQSYTGAGQEIREAIQNPGDLRLQERAWSAVCPLVAKLKRFYEFSLRLENALRSLLEALTSPPYAPTQHLEREQALAKQFAEILHFTLSFDELKMTNPAIQNDFSYYRRTISRNRINNLQLDAESEVNNEMANRMSLFYAEATPMLKTLSNATTKFVSENKTLPIEDTTDCLSTMACVCRVMLETPEYRSRFTNTETLLFCMRVMVGVIILYDHVHPVGAFAKTSKIDMKGCIKVLKDQPSTSTEGLLNALRYTTRHLNDDTTSKQIRALLQ
- the LOC129130027 gene encoding CYFIP-related Rac1 interactor A-like isoform X3, giving the protein MGNLIKVLGKDLENCPHFFLDFENAQPTEAETAVWNQVNAVLEEAQTILAELQSYTGAGQEIREAIQNPGDLRLQERAWSAVCPLVAKLKRFYEFSLRLENALRSLLEALTSPPYAPTQHLEREQALAKQFAEILHFTLSFDELKMTNPAIQNDFSYYRRTISRNRINNLQLDAESEVNNEMANRMSLFYAEATPMLKTLSNATTKFVSENKTLPIEDTTDCLSTMACVCRVMLETPEYRSRFTNTETLLFCMRVMVGVIILYDHVHPVGAFAKTSKIDMKGCIKVLKDQPSTSTEGLLNALRYTTRHLNDDTTSKQIRALLQ